One stretch of Candidatus Brocadiaceae bacterium DNA includes these proteins:
- the ftsH gene encoding ATP-dependent zinc metalloprotease FtsH, with product MSETQRNISKNSQWKFLIVLIFFFIFLYSWQLSVSPRGIVRYTISYSQFLDQLDAGNITSVSIKKLDIEGELYQKTNLPLSNEQEPTSVKYFKTSLPAFQGEGLINKLVEKNVFISVAPLEKNSFFWQFIVGLLPWLLIIGVWMLITKNTRQMGGGPGGIFTFGKSKAILYDIKKSRVTYKDVAGLDNVKKELTEVVAFLKEPGTFEKIGAKVPKGILLIGHPGTGKTLLARATAGEANVPFFSITASEFIEMFVGVGASRVRDMFKKAKDAHPSIIFIDEIDAVGRTRGAGFGGGHDEREQTLNQLLAEMDGFEAHTEVIVIAATNRPDVLDPALLRPGRFDRQVVIDRPGWKERQKILEVHVKNKKLANGIDLESIAKGTPGMTGADLENLANEAALIAVRKNKEKIDMGDFNDARDKILMGTEREEIIGELERKITAYHEAGHTLVAWQLPGTDPIYKVSIVPRGMAMGVTQLLPEEDKHYYPRKYLMNKLSVLLGGRVAEKMVFHDVSTGAQNDLKEATALAEKMVAQWGMSEKVGPMNLGRGEEHPFLGRELAQHKQHSEAMTALMDQEIRKLIVDAEAKAKEILEKNKAIHRNLAEALLKEESLDRKAVERIIKNSQKKEQEQE from the coding sequence ATGAGTGAAACACAGAGAAACATATCTAAAAATTCACAATGGAAATTTCTCATTGTTTTGATATTTTTTTTTATTTTTCTCTATTCGTGGCAACTCTCCGTTTCTCCGCGTGGCATTGTCCGGTATACTATCAGCTATAGTCAATTTTTGGATCAACTTGACGCAGGCAATATAACCTCTGTGTCCATAAAAAAACTGGATATTGAAGGAGAGCTGTATCAGAAGACAAATCTCCCGTTATCGAATGAGCAAGAACCAACATCGGTAAAATATTTCAAAACATCCCTTCCCGCTTTTCAAGGAGAAGGGCTCATTAATAAATTAGTGGAAAAAAACGTGTTTATTTCCGTAGCTCCTTTGGAAAAAAACTCTTTTTTCTGGCAATTCATTGTCGGCCTTCTTCCATGGCTCCTTATTATCGGTGTTTGGATGTTAATCACAAAGAACACCCGCCAGATGGGCGGTGGACCCGGAGGGATTTTTACCTTCGGGAAGAGCAAAGCAATACTGTACGACATAAAAAAATCCCGTGTTACCTATAAGGACGTGGCCGGACTGGACAACGTAAAAAAAGAATTGACGGAGGTCGTTGCTTTTCTTAAAGAACCAGGCACATTTGAAAAAATTGGCGCAAAAGTGCCCAAGGGCATACTCCTCATCGGTCATCCGGGAACGGGGAAAACCCTTCTTGCGCGTGCAACCGCAGGCGAGGCAAATGTGCCCTTCTTTAGCATTACGGCATCCGAGTTTATAGAAATGTTCGTTGGAGTAGGAGCCTCACGGGTCAGGGATATGTTCAAAAAGGCAAAAGATGCTCACCCCAGTATCATCTTTATCGATGAAATTGATGCTGTCGGACGTACTCGGGGAGCAGGGTTCGGGGGAGGACATGATGAAAGGGAACAAACACTAAACCAGCTCCTGGCGGAAATGGACGGATTTGAAGCCCATACGGAGGTCATTGTTATTGCGGCAACCAACAGGCCGGATGTGCTTGATCCGGCGCTTCTCAGACCGGGCAGGTTTGACAGGCAGGTTGTTATCGATAGGCCCGGGTGGAAAGAACGTCAAAAAATCCTGGAGGTGCATGTAAAAAATAAAAAGCTGGCAAACGGCATTGACCTTGAAAGTATTGCGAAAGGTACCCCGGGTATGACGGGTGCGGACCTTGAAAACCTTGCCAATGAAGCAGCCCTTATTGCCGTACGGAAAAACAAAGAAAAAATTGATATGGGTGATTTTAATGATGCGCGAGACAAGATTCTTATGGGTACCGAGAGGGAAGAAATAATTGGTGAGCTTGAAAGGAAGATAACAGCGTACCATGAGGCGGGACACACGCTTGTTGCGTGGCAACTGCCCGGGACAGATCCCATCTATAAGGTTAGCATTGTGCCCCGGGGCATGGCAATGGGAGTTACACAGCTTCTTCCGGAAGAAGACAAACACTATTATCCCAGAAAATATCTCATGAATAAACTGTCTGTTTTGCTTGGAGGAAGGGTTGCTGAGAAAATGGTGTTTCATGATGTGAGCACTGGTGCCCAAAATGATCTTAAAGAAGCAACCGCATTGGCTGAAAAGATGGTCGCTCAATGGGGCATGAGTGAAAAAGTGGGCCCAATGAATCTGGGACGGGGAGAAGAACATCCGTTTCTGGGAAGGGAACTCGCTCAACATAAACAACACAGCGAAGCCATGACGGCTCTTATGGATCAGGAAATTCGAAAATTGATTGTAGACGCGGAAGCAAAGGCTAAGGAAATACTAGAAAAGAACAAAGCAATCCATCGTAATCTGGCGGAAGCCTTGTTGAAAGAAGAATCTCTTGACAGAAAAGCGGTAGAACGAATCATTAAGAATTCTCAAAAAAAAGAACAAGAACAGGAGTGA
- a CDS encoding 2-oxoacid:acceptor oxidoreductase subunit alpha encodes MAHERTIKIAGEAGQGMQTIGLALCKIFKDAGYYLYANQDYMSRIRGGNNVFQLRIADKPVYAPRKNADITIALDRLSVDCHKDSVSPDGVIILDRDRFAVTEENILFRHIPMYAMAKEIGGSELFVNSLACGVLTGMTGIEYHGVREVLKRTFAGKKEEIVEKNLQAAEAGYIFAKTHFKQNHFTIKSVNAKESLLMNGNEAIALGAIAAGCKFYSAYPMTPSTSIMNVMAHYAKDFNIVVEQAEDEIAAINMVIGASFAGVRSMTGTSGGGFALMTEGLSLAGMTETPIVVVDAQRPAPATGLPTRTEQGDLDFLLHAGHGDFVRAIFSPGTIEEAFYGTIKAFDLSEKFQIPVLIMTDQHLADSYVNIDIFDLKRIKIQRHIISKEDSGLVKDYKRYQFTESGVSPRALPSWINEVFYADSDEHTEEGHITESSHVRTMMVEKRFYKKAAGLSKETENPKTFNIQGADCVLIGFGSTYGVLKEVCELSANRSVGHIHLPQVWPFPVAEVTGLLKNAKKTIVVENNAGAQLSKLIRRETGIKVDTSLLQYDGKPFNLDYLLEQIEKE; translated from the coding sequence ATGGCTCACGAACGCACCATTAAAATTGCCGGTGAAGCAGGGCAGGGGATGCAAACCATAGGATTGGCCTTATGTAAAATTTTTAAGGATGCCGGGTACTACCTGTATGCCAACCAGGACTATATGTCAAGGATTCGTGGTGGAAATAATGTCTTTCAGCTGCGAATTGCTGATAAGCCGGTATATGCTCCGCGCAAAAACGCTGATATCACCATTGCGCTTGACCGACTCAGCGTTGACTGCCACAAAGATAGTGTTTCTCCTGATGGTGTTATTATCCTGGACAGAGATCGCTTCGCGGTAACAGAGGAAAATATCTTGTTTCGTCATATACCCATGTACGCTATGGCAAAAGAAATAGGCGGGAGCGAACTCTTTGTGAATTCTTTGGCTTGCGGGGTATTAACTGGAATGACGGGAATAGAGTATCACGGTGTTCGTGAAGTATTAAAGCGTACATTTGCCGGCAAAAAAGAAGAGATTGTAGAAAAGAACCTCCAGGCTGCTGAAGCAGGCTATATTTTTGCAAAAACCCATTTTAAGCAAAACCATTTTACCATAAAGAGTGTGAACGCTAAAGAGTCCCTCTTAATGAATGGTAATGAGGCGATTGCCTTGGGCGCAATAGCGGCCGGATGTAAATTCTATTCAGCATATCCTATGACCCCTTCGACCAGCATTATGAATGTGATGGCTCATTATGCAAAGGACTTCAATATCGTTGTTGAACAGGCGGAAGATGAGATTGCCGCAATCAATATGGTCATCGGGGCTTCCTTTGCAGGCGTGCGCTCAATGACCGGCACTTCCGGCGGGGGGTTTGCGCTTATGACCGAAGGCCTGAGTCTTGCCGGAATGACGGAAACACCCATTGTCGTAGTCGATGCGCAGAGACCGGCCCCTGCCACCGGTTTGCCGACGAGAACAGAGCAGGGGGATCTTGATTTTCTGCTCCATGCCGGGCATGGAGATTTCGTTAGGGCGATATTTTCTCCGGGGACCATAGAGGAGGCGTTTTATGGGACGATCAAGGCCTTCGACCTTTCAGAAAAATTTCAAATACCGGTATTGATTATGACCGATCAGCATCTGGCTGATTCCTATGTGAATATTGATATCTTTGACCTGAAACGGATAAAAATACAAAGGCACATTATATCAAAAGAAGATTCTGGATTGGTGAAGGATTATAAAAGGTACCAATTTACGGAATCCGGGGTCTCTCCCCGCGCGCTACCTTCATGGATTAATGAGGTATTTTATGCCGACAGCGATGAACATACGGAGGAAGGCCATATAACGGAAAGTTCCCATGTTCGCACCATGATGGTGGAAAAGCGGTTTTATAAAAAAGCGGCGGGCCTCTCAAAAGAAACGGAGAATCCCAAGACCTTCAATATACAGGGGGCCGATTGCGTTCTTATTGGTTTTGGTTCAACCTACGGAGTATTGAAAGAGGTATGCGAGTTGTCGGCCAACAGGAGCGTCGGGCATATCCATCTTCCGCAAGTATGGCCCTTTCCCGTAGCAGAAGTAACTGGGTTGCTGAAAAACGCGAAAAAAACCATTGTCGTTGAAAATAATGCCGGGGCTCAACTCTCAAAATTAATCAGAAGAGAGACGGGCATAAAGGTTGATACGTCTCTCTTGCAATATGACGGCAAACCTTTTAACCTTGATTATCTTCTGGAGCAGATTGAGAAGGAGTGA
- a CDS encoding 2-oxoacid:ferredoxin oxidoreductase subunit beta: MLEAKDLKSNDEIAWCPGCGNFGILNALKQAMVQLGREPKDILLVSGIGQAAKLPHYIKCNCFNGLHGRALPVATAAKLANRQLTVLVTTGDGDCYGEGGNHFIHAVRRNPDITVIVHDNQIYGLTKGQASPTTDPGFVTKFQPSGVVLEPLHSLQMAIVLGAGFVARGYSTEKDHLSWLILEGIKHRGFSLIDVLQPCVTFNRKNTHEWYAERVYKVNDDGSYPSGDKAAALHKAAEWGDRIPIGILYQMQKKSYEENIGLYDRIPLVEEPIENTDISGILKEFI; encoded by the coding sequence ATGTTGGAAGCCAAAGATCTGAAAAGTAATGACGAAATCGCGTGGTGTCCCGGATGCGGCAACTTTGGGATATTGAATGCGCTTAAACAGGCCATGGTTCAGCTTGGGAGGGAACCGAAAGATATCCTGCTCGTATCAGGCATCGGGCAGGCGGCAAAACTTCCCCATTATATCAAGTGCAATTGTTTTAACGGACTTCACGGCAGGGCGCTTCCCGTTGCCACGGCGGCAAAACTCGCAAATCGTCAGTTAACGGTGCTCGTTACTACCGGGGACGGCGACTGCTACGGCGAGGGCGGCAACCATTTTATCCATGCGGTAAGGAGAAATCCAGATATTACCGTAATCGTTCATGACAATCAGATATACGGCCTTACAAAAGGACAGGCATCGCCTACCACAGACCCTGGTTTTGTGACCAAATTTCAGCCTTCCGGCGTCGTTCTGGAGCCACTGCATTCTCTGCAAATGGCAATTGTCCTGGGCGCTGGTTTTGTAGCGCGGGGGTACTCTACAGAGAAAGACCACCTTTCGTGGTTAATCCTCGAAGGTATAAAACACAGGGGGTTTTCATTAATTGATGTATTACAACCATGCGTAACGTTTAACCGGAAGAATACACACGAATGGTATGCAGAGAGAGTGTATAAGGTCAATGATGATGGCTCATATCCTTCCGGTGATAAGGCAGCGGCGCTTCATAAGGCCGCTGAATGGGGAGATCGTATTCCCATTGGAATACTTTATCAAATGCAAAAAAAATCCTACGAAGAAAATATTGGGCTCTATGACCGCATTCCACTGGTAGAGGAACCAATAGAAAATACCGATATTAGCGGAATATTGAAAGAATTCATCTGA
- a CDS encoding tetratricopeptide repeat protein gives MRNNTGNSQSQCFSNNRNRHLTDTIPYILLSVISGIVFCNTLSNDFVFDDTETILNNNLIKDWDNITTIFSFNYFILSGEASYRPVVTLSNFIDYSLWGLKPMGFHLTNILLQIINTLLFYVILRRITKAYVGTFIAALFFTVHPLITETVNSISYREDLLAALFSLTAFLLFLHCESTASSERTYRLYYSTSLFSYFLALFSKEMAITLPVLLIIFHLCYTKPSGNFFRSLIRKVKGPYIGYLCITGFYLYIQFILFRNVCVTIDPRQGHIAVMPKVLASYIKLLFLPFSLNADYVVPPVNAGIFAFAISVFFLIATGIIILRLWKYHKSFCFFTVWFFITLLPVSNGISLENTMAERYLYIPFMGFVGSLTMVIQKGVSRNTVTRITFGIVLTIIGITGIYRNGIWRDECTLWYSTSKREPNSARAYHNLGVVHSAQGFYEFAEWAYKQTLKINPRDSEAHYNLGNVFKRRNLAEKALKEYQAAIQYNPYYSDAYNNLGNIFRERRDFHKAIEFYQKALRHNPFNPLYYSNLGLACGDGKRYPEAVSLLQKALAIKPDVPSTHVHLGNIYRDMGNHEEALHEYESAIRLDPNTSDAHNNKGIVFLNRGSYDAAVKAFEMAIQIDPQGSSIHNNLGITYAQSGNLDRAIEELHTAVALGFDTAGAHNNLAKAYTAKGLTERAIGELKQALRFTPEDSDTHSNLGNAYVSQGFFDEAIAEFKKAIVSNPADAEVYNFLGNALFKSGQYDKAREAFFQSIRYQAGNPFAHMMLGVMYSNYQNNPAKALIHLKESLRLAPRQPMSGQINEAIKKLEGEGVR, from the coding sequence ATGCGTAACAACACCGGCAATTCACAATCTCAATGCTTTTCAAACAATCGTAACAGGCATCTCACAGACACAATCCCTTATATTCTCTTATCCGTCATATCGGGTATTGTCTTTTGCAATACATTGAGTAATGACTTTGTTTTTGACGACACGGAAACCATTCTCAATAACAATCTCATCAAAGATTGGGATAATATAACAACGATATTTTCGTTCAATTATTTTATTCTTTCCGGTGAGGCGAGTTACCGTCCTGTTGTTACCCTATCGAATTTTATCGATTACTCGCTTTGGGGTTTGAAACCAATGGGGTTTCATCTGACCAACATCCTCCTCCAGATTATCAATACGTTATTGTTTTATGTCATTTTGAGGAGGATCACGAAGGCGTACGTGGGAACCTTCATTGCGGCGCTATTCTTCACTGTTCATCCTCTTATTACTGAAACAGTGAACTCCATCAGTTATCGGGAAGACCTTCTTGCGGCGCTCTTTTCACTCACGGCATTTCTTCTCTTTTTGCATTGCGAGAGCACTGCGTCATCCGAAAGAACCTACAGACTCTATTATTCAACGTCCCTTTTCTCCTACTTTCTGGCGCTCTTTTCAAAGGAAATGGCAATTACACTGCCGGTTCTCCTCATAATATTTCACCTTTGCTATACCAAACCATCTGGCAATTTTTTCCGGTCATTGATACGAAAGGTAAAGGGTCCCTATATCGGGTATCTGTGTATTACCGGGTTTTATTTGTACATTCAGTTCATTCTCTTTCGTAATGTATGCGTAACTATAGATCCGCGCCAGGGCCATATAGCGGTCATGCCAAAGGTTCTTGCTTCATACATAAAGCTCCTGTTCCTTCCTTTCTCCCTGAATGCTGATTATGTGGTTCCGCCGGTAAACGCAGGAATTTTTGCCTTTGCCATCTCTGTGTTTTTCCTCATTGCTACAGGAATCATCATCCTGAGACTGTGGAAATACCATAAATCTTTTTGTTTTTTTACCGTATGGTTTTTTATAACACTTTTACCGGTGTCAAATGGTATTTCCCTGGAAAATACCATGGCGGAACGCTATCTCTATATCCCCTTCATGGGATTCGTGGGGAGCCTTACCATGGTGATCCAAAAAGGCGTTTCAAGAAATACAGTGACAAGGATTACCTTTGGCATCGTTCTTACCATTATTGGAATAACGGGTATTTATCGAAATGGGATATGGCGGGATGAATGTACGCTGTGGTATTCAACCAGTAAGAGGGAGCCAAACAGCGCGCGCGCATATCACAATCTCGGGGTTGTGCATAGCGCACAAGGTTTTTACGAATTTGCTGAGTGGGCATATAAGCAGACACTAAAAATAAATCCCAGGGATTCTGAGGCCCACTATAATCTGGGAAATGTGTTTAAGAGGAGAAATCTTGCTGAAAAAGCACTGAAAGAATATCAGGCAGCCATTCAATATAATCCCTATTATTCGGATGCCTATAACAACCTCGGAAATATTTTCAGAGAAAGACGCGATTTTCATAAGGCAATTGAATTTTATCAAAAAGCGCTTCGGCATAACCCTTTTAATCCATTGTATTACAGCAATCTGGGGCTTGCCTGCGGTGATGGCAAACGCTATCCGGAAGCGGTTTCCTTGTTGCAAAAGGCATTAGCCATCAAGCCTGACGTGCCTTCCACCCATGTTCACCTGGGAAATATATATAGGGATATGGGAAACCATGAAGAGGCCTTACACGAGTATGAGTCAGCGATTCGGTTAGATCCCAATACTTCCGATGCGCATAATAATAAGGGTATTGTTTTCCTGAATCGTGGGAGCTATGATGCTGCCGTGAAGGCGTTTGAAATGGCAATTCAAATTGATCCGCAAGGGTCAAGCATCCATAATAACCTGGGCATTACCTATGCTCAGTCGGGCAATCTCGACAGGGCTATTGAAGAACTCCATACAGCCGTGGCGCTGGGATTTGATACCGCGGGAGCGCACAATAATTTGGCAAAGGCATATACCGCAAAAGGATTAACAGAGCGCGCTATCGGAGAGCTGAAACAGGCGTTAAGATTTACCCCAGAAGACAGCGATACACACAGTAATCTGGGGAATGCGTATGTCTCACAGGGGTTTTTCGATGAGGCCATTGCTGAGTTTAAAAAGGCCATTGTCAGTAATCCTGCCGATGCGGAAGTATATAACTTTCTCGGGAACGCTTTATTTAAGAGTGGTCAATATGATAAAGCGCGAGAAGCCTTTTTTCAATCGATACGGTATCAGGCCGGTAATCCTTTCGCGCATATGATGCTGGGTGTCATGTATTCCAATTATCAGAATAACCCTGCAAAGGCGCTTATCCATCTGAAAGAATCATTGCGATTGGCTCCTCGTCAACCAATGTCAGGTCAGATAAACGAGGCAATTAAGAAACTGGAAGGAGAAGGTGTTCGTTAA
- a CDS encoding tetratricopeptide repeat protein, whose translation MKISNKNIFTSLKKNIRNISSSQGKTFIKADKQLYSLLGILFAISAVAIIGYWFLVEKPYYEKLLTDKDEVIKRLKFMSMKQKKIYENTLENAEKTYKEKLEKNVMQTELLADYEQKLDKFRKNYISKDDHEKQMAGLEQRLNEEQEAFGELAKKSSEMRISRLEQKISLLQDENLHFKDKITNQRRILDRSLAFIEEEKKVLETMISFERKKAFIPSLILPETKHMVLNAEALKKLVVMKDKLAAIERLQVKIHSDAYFEMGLVSYHNKQFEEAIEYWENAVSLNKNNFQAYLCLGIVYNQEGMTENATKILERAIEINPKHAILHLTLARIYEQENALDEAIYEYAITLEMLPDNVDIYNTLGILYEQKGMTEEARKSFATYEKLKGGVQ comes from the coding sequence ATGAAAATTTCAAATAAAAATATATTTACCTCCCTGAAAAAAAATATCAGGAATATTTCATCTTCTCAGGGGAAAACATTTATCAAAGCGGATAAACAACTGTATTCTCTTCTTGGAATTCTCTTTGCCATTTCAGCGGTTGCAATCATCGGTTACTGGTTTCTGGTGGAAAAACCTTACTACGAAAAACTCCTGACGGATAAGGATGAAGTCATTAAACGATTAAAATTCATGAGTATGAAACAAAAGAAGATTTATGAAAACACCCTGGAAAACGCGGAAAAAACCTATAAGGAAAAATTGGAAAAGAACGTTATGCAGACCGAGCTGCTGGCGGATTATGAACAAAAATTGGATAAATTCAGAAAAAATTATATCTCCAAGGATGATCATGAGAAACAAATGGCAGGACTTGAACAACGACTGAATGAGGAGCAGGAGGCATTCGGGGAGCTGGCAAAAAAATCCTCAGAGATGAGAATCTCCCGACTGGAACAAAAAATATCTCTCCTGCAGGATGAAAATCTCCATTTTAAAGATAAAATTACGAACCAAAGAAGAATATTAGATCGCTCTCTCGCCTTCATTGAAGAGGAAAAAAAAGTATTGGAGACGATGATTTCTTTCGAACGGAAAAAAGCTTTTATTCCGTCCTTAATTCTTCCGGAAACAAAGCACATGGTCCTGAATGCTGAAGCATTAAAGAAATTGGTTGTGATGAAAGACAAATTAGCTGCTATTGAAAGGTTGCAGGTCAAGATACATTCTGATGCATATTTTGAAATGGGACTTGTTTCATATCATAATAAACAATTTGAAGAAGCAATAGAATACTGGGAAAATGCAGTGTCTTTAAATAAGAATAATTTTCAGGCATACTTGTGTCTTGGCATAGTCTACAATCAGGAAGGAATGACTGAGAATGCAACAAAAATTTTAGAGCGTGCCATAGAAATAAATCCTAAGCATGCCATTTTACACCTTACTCTTGCCCGTATCTATGAGCAGGAAAACGCTTTGGATGAAGCCATTTATGAGTATGCGATAACACTGGAAATGCTCCCTGATAACGTGGATATCTATAACACGCTCGGTATTCTTTATGAACAAAAGGGCATGACTGAAGAAGCCAGGAAGTCATTCGCAACCTATGAAAAATTG